The following are from one region of the Salvia splendens isolate huo1 chromosome 2, SspV2, whole genome shotgun sequence genome:
- the LOC121792607 gene encoding phosphatidylinositol N-acetylglucosaminyltransferase subunit P-like — MDSATTPLTKSDSDAPSLRGSMLSQLYGFLASISAFVAVGIFAIRAYVPDYWLLYIGIDYYPSRYWELGVPTYVMVMIVVAIVSYTSLNFLATPPPPTSMKLIFDDYSEDILTGLPITDDGEPAIEPSSYMSIDQVSQMFDDLNS, encoded by the exons atggaTTCAGCGACTACTCCTCTAACAAAATCAGACTCCGATGCCCCATCCCTCCGTGGATCCATGCTTTCTCAACTCTATGGCTTCCTCGCCTCCATCTCCGCTTTCGTTGCCGTAG GCATTTTCGCTATAAGGGCATATGTTCCTGACTATTGGTTGCTGTATATAGGAATTGATTACTACCCTAGCAG GTATTGGGAGCTAGGCGTGCCAACATATGTAATGGTGATGATTGTTGTAGCGATTGTATCGTATACAAGCCTCAACTTTTTGGctactcctcctcctcctacCTCCATGAAGTTGATTTTTG ATGACTACAGTGAGGATATATTGACAGGCCTCCCTATAACGGATGATGGCGAGCCAGCCATTGAGCCTTCATCTTACATGAGCATCGACCAAGTTAGTCAAATGTTTGATGACCTAAACTCATGA
- the LOC121772203 gene encoding uncharacterized protein LOC121772203 — protein sequence MPYLQRQLPESCDAGRPVWMSITTLICWNLAEPHLPHRVLRQFGIVQPYIPQLPRFHSTDFAKQDRRGKAGRNWVDWHANYIQEWDNMHFLVWTDLEYSDEPVATEEYMDWFRQITVVYLTKPGVHAEQGFHETASSHRFAVETLHNVRHFLSGQDTTEHPALGTISRMIEEGLRISGEAERMDYRPSQRSAMDVDVPVRQKAKRRTKKKTACGESSSQPVHRSDDDFVEPPPPRSAVRGRHSVSHTGGTGDDIGLSDVPTSPPRSSVQDDFFGVDLENAVVQYTPPSRIPRSTSKIGKGIRGLFMRKRRDD from the exons atgcCTTATCTCCAACGGCagttgccggaaagttgtgatgccgGTCGTCCTGTATGGATGTCGATAACAACGCTTATTTGCtggaatctggctgagccacacctaccacaccgagtgttgcgccaatttgggattgtccaaccgtatatcccgcaACTCCCCCGGTTCCACAGTACTGATTTTGCGAAACAGGATCGCCGTGGAAAAGCTGGTCGAAATTGGGTTGATTGGCacgccaattatatacaggagtgggacaacaTGCACTTTTTGGTGTGGACTGATCTGGAGTACAGTGATGAGCCTGTTGCAACCGAAGAATATATGGATTGGTTTCGGCAGATAactgtggtgtatttaaccaaacccggTGTGCATGCTGAACAGGGCTTCCACGAAACGGCATCTTCTCATAGATTCGcg gtggagacacTTCACAACGTGCGCCACTTTCTAAGTGGCCAAGATACGACAGAACATCCGGCTTTGGGAACCATTTCGAGGATGATTGAAGAAGGACTGCGGATATCCGGGGAGGCTGAGCGGATGGACTACCGTCCTTcgcagcgctctgcaatggacgtggacgtacccgtaaggcaaaaggcaaaacgacgaaccaaaaagaaaaccgcctgcggagagtcgtcatctcagCCCGTACACCgctccgatgacgattttgtgGAACCACCTCCAcctagatctgcagttcgaggccgtcattctgtcagccacaccgGTGGTACCGGCGACGACattggcctcagtgatgtccccaCTTCTCCACCACGGTCGTCTGTGCAAGATGACTTTTTTGGGGTGGATCTAGAGAACGCTGTTGTTCAATATACTCCTCCCTCAaggatccctagatctacatccaaaattgggaaggggatacggggtttgtttatgcggaaacggcgaGATGATTAA
- the LOC121792608 gene encoding UMP-CMP kinase 3-like isoform X1, producing MGTIGDAANNEVNGSSIPDKKPTVVFVLGGPGSGKGTQCANIVQHFGYTHLSAGDLLRAEQNSGSENGEMIKNMIEDGQIVPSEVTVKLLLRAMAESGNDKFLIDGFPRNEENRAAFESVTGIEPEFVLFFDCPEEEMEKRVLNRNQGRADDNIESIRKRFKVYTQSSLPVIEYYDSKGKVRKIDASKPVEEVFEAVKEVFASLDDKVKHHRDVFGRCMRRKKFRNGATKCSWMRCLLPS from the exons ATGGGGACTATTGGTGATGCTGCAAACAAT GAAGTAAATGGGAGCTCGATCCCAGATAAGAAGCCCACTGTAGTTTTTGTTCTAG GTGGCCCTGGCAGTGGTAAAGGCACACAATGTGCAAATATTGTTCAACATTTTGGTTATACTCACCTTAGTGCTGGTGATCTTCTCCGAGCAGAGCAAAATTCCGGTTCTGAAAATGG GGAAATGATTAAGAACATGATCGAGGATGGGCAAATTGTACCCTCAGAGGTAACAGTCAAACTTCTCCTGCGGGCAATGGCGGAAAGTGGAAATGACAAATTTCTTATTGATGGCTTTCCTCGTAATGAGGAGAATCGTGCAGCATTTGAATCTGTT ACTGGAATTGAGCCTGAATTTGTACTTTTCTTCGATTGCCCGGAGGAGGAAATGGAGAAGCGTGTGCTGAATAGAAACCAG GGTAGAGCTGATGATAACATTGAGTCAATAAGGAAGAGATTTAAGGTGTATACACAATCTAGCCTTCCAGTGATTGAATACTACGATTCCAAAGGCAAGGTTCGAAAG ATTGATGCTTCCAAACCAGTTGAAGAAGTTTTTGAGGCAGTCAAAGAAGTCTTCGCCTCACTGGATGATAAGGTAAAACACCACCGtgatgtttttgggagatgtatGAGGAGAAAGAAATTTAGAAATGGTGCAACAAAATGCAGTTGGATGCGATGCTTATTGCCTTCGTGA
- the LOC121792608 gene encoding UMP-CMP kinase 3-like isoform X2 yields the protein MGTIGDAANNEVNGSSIPDKKPTVVFVLGGPGSGKGTQCANIVQHFGYTHLSAGDLLRAEQNSGSENGEMIKNMIEDGQIVPSEVTVKLLLRAMAESGNDKFLIDGFPRNEENRAAFESVTGIEPEFVLFFDCPEEEMEKRVLNRNQGRADDNIESIRKRFKVYTQSSLPVIEYYDSKGKVRKIDASKPVEEVFEAVKEVFASLDDKVAA from the exons ATGGGGACTATTGGTGATGCTGCAAACAAT GAAGTAAATGGGAGCTCGATCCCAGATAAGAAGCCCACTGTAGTTTTTGTTCTAG GTGGCCCTGGCAGTGGTAAAGGCACACAATGTGCAAATATTGTTCAACATTTTGGTTATACTCACCTTAGTGCTGGTGATCTTCTCCGAGCAGAGCAAAATTCCGGTTCTGAAAATGG GGAAATGATTAAGAACATGATCGAGGATGGGCAAATTGTACCCTCAGAGGTAACAGTCAAACTTCTCCTGCGGGCAATGGCGGAAAGTGGAAATGACAAATTTCTTATTGATGGCTTTCCTCGTAATGAGGAGAATCGTGCAGCATTTGAATCTGTT ACTGGAATTGAGCCTGAATTTGTACTTTTCTTCGATTGCCCGGAGGAGGAAATGGAGAAGCGTGTGCTGAATAGAAACCAG GGTAGAGCTGATGATAACATTGAGTCAATAAGGAAGAGATTTAAGGTGTATACACAATCTAGCCTTCCAGTGATTGAATACTACGATTCCAAAGGCAAGGTTCGAAAG ATTGATGCTTCCAAACCAGTTGAAGAAGTTTTTGAGGCAGTCAAAGAAGTCTTCGCCTCACTGGATGATAAG GTTGCTGCTTGA
- the LOC121792608 gene encoding UMP-CMP kinase 3-like isoform X3, giving the protein MIKNMIEDGQIVPSEVTVKLLLRAMAESGNDKFLIDGFPRNEENRAAFESVTGIEPEFVLFFDCPEEEMEKRVLNRNQGRADDNIESIRKRFKVYTQSSLPVIEYYDSKGKVRKIDASKPVEEVFEAVKEVFASLDDKVKHHRDVFGRCMRRKKFRNGATKCSWMRCLLPS; this is encoded by the exons ATGATTAAGAACATGATCGAGGATGGGCAAATTGTACCCTCAGAGGTAACAGTCAAACTTCTCCTGCGGGCAATGGCGGAAAGTGGAAATGACAAATTTCTTATTGATGGCTTTCCTCGTAATGAGGAGAATCGTGCAGCATTTGAATCTGTT ACTGGAATTGAGCCTGAATTTGTACTTTTCTTCGATTGCCCGGAGGAGGAAATGGAGAAGCGTGTGCTGAATAGAAACCAG GGTAGAGCTGATGATAACATTGAGTCAATAAGGAAGAGATTTAAGGTGTATACACAATCTAGCCTTCCAGTGATTGAATACTACGATTCCAAAGGCAAGGTTCGAAAG ATTGATGCTTCCAAACCAGTTGAAGAAGTTTTTGAGGCAGTCAAAGAAGTCTTCGCCTCACTGGATGATAAGGTAAAACACCACCGtgatgtttttgggagatgtatGAGGAGAAAGAAATTTAGAAATGGTGCAACAAAATGCAGTTGGATGCGATGCTTATTGCCTTCGTGA
- the LOC121792609 gene encoding very-long-chain aldehyde decarbonylase CER1-like, whose protein sequence is MASKPGILTEWPWTWLGDYKYIVLAPSVGHSIYSYMVKGENERDLSNFLVLPLLLWRMVHNQMWISLSRYRTAKGNNRIVDKSIEFEQVDREKNWDDQIILSGLMLYTVPLFYEAAKHLPWWRTDGVIWAFLVHAGPVEFLYYWLHRALHHHFLYSRYHSHHHSSIVTEPITSVIHPFAEHIAYFFLFSLPFFTTIYMKNISILSATCYLTYIDFMNNMGHCNFECIPKQLFSIFLPLKYLMYTPSYHSLHHTQFRTNYSLFMPFYDYIYGTTDKSTDSLYESSLVRKEEAPDVVHLTHLTTPESIYHLRLGFAHLASDPQKSKWYLWLMWPVTLWSMFVTWIYGRTFIFERNVFKQLKLQTWAIPKYSIQYYMKWQREAINSMIEDSILEADAMDVQVLSLGLLNQGEELNKNGELFLKRHPQLKVKLVDGSSLAIAVVLNSLPKGITEVVIRGNLTKIAYSIVVSLCQEGIQVYTTLEDDYKKIKSKLTKEAGDNLILSKHNAPKTWLVGDSLSEDLQMSAPKGTLFFPISHFPPKKMRKDCFYNSTPAMLAPKHLENVDSCENWLPRRVMSAWRIAGILHGMEGWGVHECGNMMFDIEKIWRASLDHGFRPLTKPNPPGPGK, encoded by the exons ATGGCCAGCAAACCAGGGATTCTCACTGAGTGGCCTTGGACATGGCTTGGGGACTACAAG TACATTGTATTGGCTCCCTCGGTAGGACATTCAATATACTCGTACATGGTGAAAGGTGAAAATGAGAGAGATTTGTCAAATTTCTTGGTGTTACCTTTACTGTTGTGGAGGATGGTGCACAATCAAATGTGGATTTCACTCTCCCGTTACCGAACTGCAAAAGGGAATAACAGGATAGTAGACAAGAGCATTGAGTTCGAGCAAGTTGATAGAGAGAAAAACTG GGATGACCAAATTATACTGAGTGGGCTTATGCTCTACACGGTGCCCTTGTTTTACGAGGCAGCTAAACATCTCCCCTGGTGGAGGACAGATGGGGTGATCTGGGCATTTCTGGTTCATGCTGGTCCAGTGGAGTTCCTGTATTACTGGCTGCATCGGGCATTGCACCACCACTTCCTTTACTCTCGATACCATTCCCACCATCACTCCTCCATTGTCACTGAGCCTATTACAT CTGTAATTCACCCATTCGCGGAGCACATTGCATACTTCTTTCTATTCTCACTGCCATTTTTCACAACTATCTACATGAAGAATATCTCCATTCTCTCTGCGACTTGTTATTTAACTTATATCGACTTCATGAACAACATGGGCCACTGCAACTTCGAGTGCATTCCAAAACAGCTCTTCTCAATATTTCTACCCCTCAAGTACCTCATGTACACGCCTTC GTACCACTCGCTGCATCACACCCAATTCCGCACCAACTACTCACTTTTCATGCCATTTTATGATTATATATATGGTACCACGGACAAATCTACTGACTCATTATATGAAAGCTCACTCGTAAGGAAGGAGGAAGCACCTGATGTGGTGCATCTGACCCATCTCACAACGCCAGAATCCATATATCATCTCCGCCTAGGATTTGCACACTTGGCTTCTGACCCTCAGAAATCCAAATGGTACTTGTGGTTAATGTGGCCCGTCACTCTTTGGTCCATGTTCGTCACTTGGATCTACGGGCGCACATTCATTTTTGAGAGAAATGTCTTCAAACAGCTAAAACTGCAAACATGGGCCATTCCCAAATACAGCATTCAA TACTACATGAAATGGCAGAGAGAAGCAATAAATAGTATGATTGAGGATAGTATACTAGAAGCTGATGCTATGGACGTTCAGGTGTTGAGCCTAGGCCTACTGAATCAG GGCGAGGAGCTGAATAAAAATGGCGAACTGTTCCTAAAGAGGCACCCTCAGCTAAAAGTGAAGTTGGTAGACGGAAGTAGTTTAGCAATTGCAGTTGTACTAAATAGCCTTCCGAAAGGAATAACTGAGGTTGTCATTAGAGGCAACCTAACAAAGATTGCCTACTCCATTGTGGTTTCTTTATGCCAGGAAGGAATCCAG GTATATACCACATTGGAGGATGActacaaaaaaatcaaatcaaaactTACAAAAGAAGCCGGGGACAATTTGATCCTCTCTAAGCACAATGCCCCAAAG ACATGGTTAGTGGGAGACAGTCTTAGTGAAGACTTACAGATGAGTGCACCCAAAGGAACATTATTCTTTCCCATTTCCCATTTTCCTCCAAAGAAAATGCGCAAAGACTGCTTCTATAACAGTACACCAGCAATGCTGGCTCCCAAGCATCTAGAAAATGTTGACTCTTGCGAG AATTGGTTGCCAAGACGAGTTATGAGTGCATGGCGTATAGCTGGAATACTACACGGTATGGAAGGGTGGGGTGTCCATGAGTGTGGAAACATGATGTTTGATATTGAGAAAATCTGGCGAGCCAGCCTTGACCACGGCTTCCGTCCCTTGACTAAGCCAAATCCACCAGGACCAGGGAAATGA